In Rickettsia endosymbiont of Gonocerus acuteangulatus, the following are encoded in one genomic region:
- the istA gene encoding IS21 family transposase, with the protein MYTTIITLYKQGNSQRNIAKLTRTDRKTVRKIINRYVEAGTESPAIYERSSVLDFWHEKIIELLEKNLSYIRIFEELKNQGYTSSYTSLTRYIKKYKIKDNSCIRFHTLAGEEAQVDFGDIGLQYNSKGRRVKAYVFNMRLSYSRLDYYEVVFDQSCQTWIQCHINAFNYFAGSPKVIKLDNLKAGVVDANFYEPVYQKEYKCLADHYGILLSPCRVYQPQEKGKVESGIKYVKNNFFAGRKFDRYEELTNGLANWLNKANSRIHGTTKRIPRELFEQEERSSLIPLPLETFDLSSWHNRKVAKDCHITIDNNYYSVPAKYIYSEVMVQLSPKLVQIFSIQNDLIARHVRTEGKGIFTTNPSHYAKYKRLCPGFIEYSEHYQQQMQQIGNNCSLLLESLQQTRVNDWQRCARGIISLRKVYNDDLIDKACHRALHYGISSYSKIKNILNSNAVNLPLPEFGGNNAELI; encoded by the coding sequence ATGTATACAACAATTATCACCCTTTATAAACAAGGCAATAGTCAAAGGAATATTGCCAAACTAACAAGAACAGACCGCAAAACAGTACGAAAAATAATAAACCGCTATGTAGAGGCTGGTACAGAATCCCCAGCAATCTATGAACGATCTTCAGTTTTGGATTTTTGGCACGAAAAAATAATTGAGTTATTAGAAAAAAATCTGAGTTACATAAGAATTTTTGAGGAGTTAAAAAATCAAGGTTATACAAGCAGTTATACTTCTTTGACCCGTTATATCAAAAAATATAAAATTAAGGATAACAGTTGCATTCGTTTTCATACTTTAGCAGGAGAGGAAGCACAAGTAGATTTTGGTGACATAGGCTTACAGTATAATTCTAAAGGGCGTAGAGTTAAAGCATATGTATTTAATATGCGTTTAAGCTATAGTCGCCTTGATTATTATGAAGTAGTGTTTGATCAAAGTTGTCAAACATGGATTCAATGTCATATCAATGCATTTAATTATTTTGCTGGTAGTCCAAAAGTAATAAAACTTGATAATCTTAAAGCTGGAGTAGTAGATGCCAATTTTTATGAGCCAGTATATCAGAAGGAATATAAGTGCTTAGCCGATCATTATGGAATTTTACTTTCTCCTTGTCGAGTGTATCAACCGCAAGAAAAAGGCAAAGTTGAGTCGGGAATAAAATACGTTAAAAATAATTTTTTTGCTGGTCGTAAATTTGATAGATATGAAGAATTAACAAATGGTCTTGCAAATTGGTTAAATAAGGCCAATAGCCGAATACATGGTACTACTAAGAGAATACCTAGAGAACTGTTTGAGCAAGAGGAAAGAAGTAGTTTGATTCCTTTACCATTAGAAACTTTTGATTTGTCATCTTGGCATAATCGAAAAGTAGCAAAAGATTGTCATATTACCATAGATAATAATTATTACTCTGTACCAGCAAAATATATATACAGTGAGGTAATGGTACAATTGTCCCCAAAACTTGTTCAAATATTTTCTATACAAAATGATTTAATAGCAAGACACGTTAGAACAGAGGGCAAGGGGATATTTACCACTAATCCGTCTCATTATGCTAAATACAAACGTCTATGCCCAGGTTTTATAGAATATAGTGAACATTATCAACAACAAATGCAGCAGATAGGGAATAATTGCAGTTTATTATTAGAATCATTACAACAAACAAGAGTGAATGATTGGCAACGTTGTGCACGAGGTATCATTTCTTTACGTAAGGTTTACAATGATGACTTAATAGATAAAGCCTGTCATAGAGCACTACATTATGGTATAAGTTCTTACTCTAAAATTAAGAATATTTTAAATAGTAATGCAGTAAACTTACCATTACCAGAGTTTGGAGGTAATAATGCAGAACTTATTTAA
- the istB gene encoding IS21-like element helper ATPase IstB yields the protein MQNLFNDLRSFRLSGIVNSLNERIIYAQNNKLGFKEFLSLLCEDEKSNRKDNNYRRRKSAAKLPVTKNLEDFDFNFQPSVDAKVISDLSTCDYINTKGNVIFIGDSGTGKTHLAIGLALKALTREYSVYFTTVSDMLYNLHIARADNSYHKKVKLLLSFDLLILDELGFKQLPKHSVEDFFNIIAKRYENKSTIITTNKDFEKWNEIFADEVLTHAIIDRVVHHAHILNIKGKSYRINNYKSGGNMA from the coding sequence ATGCAGAACTTATTTAATGACCTACGAAGCTTTAGATTATCAGGTATAGTCAATAGTTTAAATGAAAGGATTATTTATGCTCAAAATAATAAACTAGGATTTAAAGAATTTCTATCACTATTATGTGAAGATGAAAAATCTAACCGTAAGGATAATAATTACCGTCGCCGTAAAAGTGCTGCTAAATTGCCGGTAACTAAAAATTTAGAAGACTTTGATTTTAATTTCCAACCAAGTGTTGATGCCAAAGTAATAAGTGATTTATCAACTTGTGATTATATTAATACTAAGGGAAATGTAATATTCATAGGTGATTCAGGAACTGGGAAAACTCATCTTGCCATTGGGCTAGCATTAAAAGCTTTAACACGAGAATACTCTGTATATTTTACTACGGTATCGGATATGCTTTATAATTTACATATTGCAAGAGCAGATAATAGTTATCACAAAAAGGTTAAATTACTCCTATCGTTTGATTTATTAATTCTTGATGAGCTCGGGTTTAAGCAATTGCCAAAACATTCAGTAGAAGACTTTTTTAATATTATTGCTAAACGATATGAAAATAAATCTACCATTATTACCACAAACAAGGATTTTGAAAAATGGAATGAAATATTTGCTGATGAAGTATTAACTCATGCAATTATTGATCGAGTGGTACATCATGCTCATATACTAAACATAAAAGGTAAAAGTTATCGTATTAATAACTATAAATCTGGAGGTAATATGGCATAA
- a CDS encoding IS30 family transposase, translating into MNIGALVDKKSQKIILVLNNSKRATTVTNGFLRKIKTLPNSVRKTITMDNGKEFVGHVAYRLSGFQTFFCDPYRPRQKALVEKMNSMIHRILPKNTDITTVTQRGLDNVAEILNNMPRKIFGYKTPNEIWAENL; encoded by the coding sequence ATGAATATTGGTGCACTGGTGGATAAAAAGAGTCAAAAGATTATTTTAGTGCTGAATAACTCCAAGAGAGCTACAACAGTTACCAATGGTTTTTTAAGAAAGATAAAAACTCTTCCAAATAGTGTGAGAAAGACTATTACTATGGATAATGGCAAAGAGTTTGTGGGGCATGTTGCCTATAGACTATCTGGGTTTCAAACTTTCTTTTGTGATCCATACCGCCCTAGACAAAAAGCATTAGTGGAAAAAATGAATTCTATGATTCATAGAATTTTACCTAAAAATACAGATATTACTACCGTTACACAAAGAGGTCTTGACAATGTTGCTGAGATTTTAAATAACATGCCAAGAAAGATTTTTGGTTATAAAACCCCCAATGAAATTTGGGCAGAAAATTTATAG